The DNA window ACCAGGTCGAGCATCGACAGGCGGTAGATGATAATAAAATCGCTGCCCGCGCGTTCGCGAACGGCTTTGACGACCTCAATAGCAAAACGCATACGTTGGGCATAATCGCCGCCCCATTGATCGTCGCGCAGGTTGGTGCGCGCGGCGAGAAACTCGTTAATCAGATAACCCTCCGAGCCCATTACCTCGACGCCATCGTACCCGGCTTCCCGCGCCAGCTGGGCGCAGCGGGCGAAATCATCGATCAGCTGTAAGATCTCATCATGACTCAGTTCATGCGGCGTGAAGGGGTTGATTGGTGCCTGAAGCGCGGAAGGGGCGACCAGTTTAGGCTGGTAGCTATAGCGCCCGGTATGCAGGATCTGCAGGGCGATTTTTCCGCCTTCCTGGTGTACCGCGTCGGTAATATGGCGATGGTGGGCCAGATGGCTGGCGTCGTTAAGCACCGCGACGCCCGCCATGGTGACGCCGGAAGGCGCAGGGGCAATGCCGCCGGTGACAATCAGCGCTACCCCGTGGCGAGCGCGCTCGGCGTAAAAGGCCGCCAGCCGCTGTGCGCCGTCCGGGAGCTCCTCCAGGCCAGTATGCATCGAGCCCATCAACACGCGGTTTTTGAGCGTTGTGAACCCCAGCTCAAGTGGGGAGAAAAGCGACGGGTAGCGGCTCATAATAGCTTCCAATGTAAAATTATTGTTATGTGGTCGGATGAGTTACTAATTTAGCCGTCGCGGGCAAAAAGGGAAAAGGGGAGTGCAGCGATTGTGATGGGATTCAAAGAACGGCGCAGGAAGACTCTCTTCACCCCGACCCTCTCCCGGGGGGGAGAGGGAGAAGGACGGAGTTGTGCCTCTTCTGCGGGGAGAGGGTTAGGGTGAGGGGGCAACAGGCGCACGGCGCGCCAGCCCCGGCGCCTGCCACATTGATGTCGTCAATCCGCTATCCACCAGACCGAGCTGCTCGGCGTAAACCGACTGCCATTTGGCCATCATCTCCTGATACAGCTCGCGATGAGCCGGGTTTGGCGTGAATACCCGATGCCAGCTCACCAGCTTCTCGCCTGTTGCCGCCATATCGCTGTACAACCCGGCACCGGCCCCGGCGGCAATCGCGCAGCCTAGCGCGGTCGCTTCACGAACCTCGGGCACCCGCACCGGCAGCCCGGTCACGTCGCTAAGAATCTGGCTCCACAGCGCCCCTTTTGAACCGCCGCCAGCGAACACCAGGCTGTTGAACTTCACGCCGGAAAACTGCGAAATCTGCGCCAGATTGCAGGCGGAAACAATCGCCGCGTTCTCTTCCAGCGCCCGGAATAGCGTGGCTTTATTGCATTTTTCCGGGTCGATGGAGAGGTTAATAAACGACGGCGCGGCGTGGTACCACTGCTTAAAATGCATAGCGTCGGAGAAAATGGGCATCACCCCGTGGGAGCCCGCTGGAACCCGGCTGGCCATCTCTTCCAGCAGCGAATAGGCATCGACGCCGAGCCGTTCGGCAACCAGTTTCTCTTCCGCACAGAAGGCATCGCGGAACCAGCGCATGGTCAGTCCGGTAAAGAAGCTGATGGATTCCGCCTGCGCCATACCGGGGATCACGTGCGGGTTAACGCGGATATTCATCTCCGGGTCGGTGCGCACTTCCGGCAGATTGACCACTTGCTGCCAGAAGGTTCCACCGAGCACCGCAGTTTGCCCGGCGCGCACTACCCCCAGCCCGAGGCAGCCGAGCTGGACATCGCCGCCACCCATGACTACTGGCGTTCCGGCACGCAAACCGCTTTGTTGGGCCGCCGTGTCGGTGACCGCACCGAGCACGGTACCGGTCTCTTTCACTGGCGAGAGAATATCGGCCCGCAGCCCGGCCATATCCAGCAGCCCCGGACGCCAGTCGCGGCTGAACAGGTCGAGCATACCGGTGGTTCCGGCGTTTGAAGGATCGACCGCCAGCTCACCGGAGAGCTTCGCCGCCAGCCAGTCGCTGATCATGGTGATGGTTGCCGCTTTGCGGTAGATATCCGGGCGATGGTGGGCCAGCCACAGCAGGCGCGGCATGGCGCTCAGCGCCAGAGTCTGCCCGGAAACGCTGTACACCTCAGATTCAAAGCGATAATCGTGGATCTCTTTAAGCTCCGCCACTTCACGGCTGGCGCGAGCGTCAACGTTGGCGCAGGCCCAGATGGCCTCGCCGTTACGGTCATAAAGCACGATACCTTCGCGCATTGAACAGCAGGCGACGGACTGAATATCCGCCGGGGAGAGATGAGCGGCGGCCAGCGCCTGGCGGATGCACTGGCAGGCCAGCTGCCAGTTGGTGCCAAGGTCAAACTCCATCGAGCCGGGAACGTTGTCCACGCTCAGATGTTTCCATTCGGCCTGTCCGACCGCAATCTGGCGTCCATTGAGATCGAAAATCACTGCCCGAATGCTGCCGGTCCCGGCATCTAACGCTAACAGGTAACTCATGACATGCGCCTCGCTATTGTTGCGCGGCGCAGGGCCATTATGAGGCCAGCGTGAGCACCGCGCGTGCTGTTGTCTCTTCCGTTACCAGGCCATTAATCCGCTTGCCGATCAGGGCCGCGTAAATCGCCTGCGCTTTTTCTGCGCCCCCGGCAACGCCGACGATAGTCGGCAGCTGCGCCAGTTCATCGAGGGTGACGCCGAGCAGTTCCCGATGGATCTCCAGCCCTTCGACCGGTTTGCCGTCGGCCTGCAGGAAATAACCTAAAATATCGCCCACTGCGCCTTTACGGGCGTACATCAGCTGTTCGCCTTCGCTGATATAGCCGGAACGCAGGATAGTCGCGTCGC is part of the Klebsiella huaxiensis genome and encodes:
- the lsrK gene encoding autoinducer-2 kinase; the protein is MSYLLALDAGTGSIRAVIFDLNGRQIAVGQAEWKHLSVDNVPGSMEFDLGTNWQLACQCIRQALAAAHLSPADIQSVACCSMREGIVLYDRNGEAIWACANVDARASREVAELKEIHDYRFESEVYSVSGQTLALSAMPRLLWLAHHRPDIYRKAATITMISDWLAAKLSGELAVDPSNAGTTGMLDLFSRDWRPGLLDMAGLRADILSPVKETGTVLGAVTDTAAQQSGLRAGTPVVMGGGDVQLGCLGLGVVRAGQTAVLGGTFWQQVVNLPEVRTDPEMNIRVNPHVIPGMAQAESISFFTGLTMRWFRDAFCAEEKLVAERLGVDAYSLLEEMASRVPAGSHGVMPIFSDAMHFKQWYHAAPSFINLSIDPEKCNKATLFRALEENAAIVSACNLAQISQFSGVKFNSLVFAGGGSKGALWSQILSDVTGLPVRVPEVREATALGCAIAAGAGAGLYSDMAATGEKLVSWHRVFTPNPAHRELYQEMMAKWQSVYAEQLGLVDSGLTTSMWQAPGLARRAPVAPSP